The Mucilaginibacter sp. PAMB04168 genome contains the following window.
TGGTCAAGCCTATACGTTTTGAACGTCTCCTAAAAGCGGTATTCAAAGCGCTGCCCGAGCAGGAGGCCCGCTATGGAATCCAAACATCAGGTAAAAATCAGGATACTGCGGATCAAGCTTTCCTGTACTTTCGAGCTGACCGTAAAATGACGAAGGTCATGCTGAAGGATATTCAATACATTGAGAGCTTAAAGGATTATGTAAGAATAAACACAACTAAAGAACCGGTCATTACCAAATACGCGATAACTTCGCTTGAGGCTATGCTTCCATCGTCCTCATTTATAAGAGTCCATCGTTCTTATTTGGTAGCACTCGATAAGATAGATTCTTATACCCAAGATGAAATAACCATTTCAAACAACGTGATTCCTATTGGTAAGATTTACCGGTTGCAGGTATTGAATATTTTGGCAGAAGCTAACGGCTGACACATTCGGGATTTCAAGAAAATTATAAAAGCTTAATCATTACGCACATTTCATAGATCTGATATTATACTTCTTGGTTTTAGGAAAAAACTGCCTTTCACTTAGAACAACTTAAAAAATGACCTTTCGTAGCCGATCCAGGTGTCCATCGCTCGAAGGCCTACAGACCGGTCAGCGGTGTGAGTGCATAGCCAAACTCAGTAAGATGATCTCTGCCTCGTCATATTCTTGATCCTAAACACCTTATCTGGTTCAGTCGTGTTTTGCTATTTTCAGCCAAACATCGGTATTATTGTAATGTGAACCTCAACATCGCGAGCTTTATGGACTAAAGGATGGTTTCATTGATTCTTTAAAAGTGACCGGGTAATTACCGGTCTATTGCAATAGTAATTTCTGTCGGCAGGAAACCGCCAGTTACAATATGGCGGTTTCCTAAATAAACAGAATTGTCAATGCGAA
Protein-coding sequences here:
- a CDS encoding response regulator, with amino-acid sequence MEPIKKYNCLIIDDEPPAREVLRRYITQIPMLDLIGECGNAVQAISKLKQHHIDLLFLDIQMPQITGLDLVGTLVNPPKIILTTAFEQYAVKAFELDVTDYLVKPIRFERLLKAVFKALPEQEARYGIQTSGKNQDTADQAFLYFRADRKMTKVMLKDIQYIESLKDYVRINTTKEPVITKYAITSLEAMLPSSSFIRVHRSYLVALDKIDSYTQDEITISNNVIPIGKIYRLQVLNILAEANG